A segment of the Desulfitobacterium dehalogenans ATCC 51507 genome:
GTTGCCTCCTTTATCTACAATATAGACGATGGGGCCAGGTTGAACAAAGTAACTGGTTACTCCCACAGCGGATTCCAATTCTCCGCCATGGTTATAGCGTAAATCCAAGATCATCCCTTTGTAACGGCTGATATCCATATTTCGCAGAACTTCATTGAGTTCAAGAGCTGTATTAGAGGAAAACTGTGAAATTCCGATATAAGCTATGTCCGAGTTCCCTGGCAAAGCCAGTCCTTCTACCGTGGGTACCGCTATATTTTCCCGGGTTAAAGGGACGGTGACATTTCGCTTAATGCTTTCTCGATAGACCACCAGGGTAACTTTGGTCCCAGGATCCCCACGCATTAGGGATACCGCTTTTTCCTGATCGATGGTGGTAGCGTCCACATCATCGATCTTAATAATAACATCCCCGGGCTGTAGTCCGGCTTTAGCTGCCGGGGTATTTTTGATTGGTCTCAGCACCACAAGCTTTTGAGGATCCTTCAGACTTAAAATAATCCCCACCCCGCCAAATTTCCCTTCAATCTGTTGCATGAGCTCTTCATTCTCTTGAGCATTCATATAACTTGAATAGGGATCGCCCAAGGAATCCACAATTCCTTTAGTGGCACCATCAATTAGGGTGTCTACAGGCACTTCCTCAAGATAGTCACTTTTAACAAGCTGGACCACTTTTGCTAAGCGTCCTACATGATCCAGATGAGTTACAATGAACCCTCCGACAGCCACTGTAAAAATCAAACTCCCTATGACAAGAACCCATCCCAAGTTTTTCAAATACTCTTTCCATCGACTCTCCTGCAAATCCATATCCCCTTCCTACACTGATCCGATCCCAATCATCTTATGTTCCTTTCTTGGGACGTTTTTTACCGTGACTCATCTCTTGATCTTTGGTAGGAGATAAGTGGCGGGCTTTTATTATTTTTTATATTATATGCCTATCCACTTCAGGACATACTTATTTCAAAGTAAACCAGGCTTCGCATTTGTCGCTTCATAGAAGGCATAAGAATGCGAAGCCTTTGGTTGCCCTTGTGCTTCCGCAGACTCATTCTTTCTGTTTAGCGAAAAAATTGCATAGGATCCGTAGATTCCCCTTTTATACGCACTTCAAAGTGAAGATGAGGCCCCGTGCTCCAGCCTGTTGAGCCAGCATACGCCACCACATCGCCGGCCTTCACCATATCTCCTACTTTAACGGCCAGCTTGGAATTGTGGCCGTAAAGAGTGGTGTATCCCCCTCCATGATCGACGATAACAGCATTTCCGTAGGCTCCATACCAATCGGCCATAATGACTTCCCCATTCCCTGCTGCCAAGACTTTCGTCCCCGTGGGCGCGGGGAGGTCCGTCCCAGTATGCAGGCTCTTCTTTTTCGTTATAGGGTGAATCCGCCAGCCATAGGCGTCGCTGATTTCATAGCATCCGGGTAAGGGATAGGTGCTGATGGTTCCATGAACCACACCGGAATTGGCCGTTAATTTGCGGATCTTTTCGGCAATTGCGTTAGAGTCCGCTTCCATTTGCTCGATTTGTTCAAAAATATCACTTTGAGCCTTTTTATTGGTATCCAGGGCTACTTGGTGCTCCTTCTTCTTGGCATCCAGTTCTGCTTTGGCTTTCTCTGCTTCAGCCTTAAGCTTGGCGGCTTCATCCCGGTGGGCTTGCAATACTTTCGTCTCTTCTTCGATTCTTGCCTTTTCCAAGCCAATATCGGTTAGAATCTTCTGGTCATTGTCAATCAAACGGTTAAAATACTCCACCCGGGTGATAAAATCACTGAGGTCCTCTGCTTCAAAAAGAATTTCCAGATAGCTGACTTGACCTACCTGATAGATTTCTTTGACCCGTTTCCGCAGCACCTCTTGGCGATTGGCCAGTTCTTCCTCTCGCTTCTTTAACTCCTGCTCGGATTGGTTCACTGCCTCCACAGCCTGGTTATAAGCAACCTGTTTTTCATTCAAGCTATTCGTCGCTACGGTAATCTGAGTTGCTAAACTCTTAATCTGATTTTGAAGTTTATCGGCAGTATGGGTAAGATTGTTCAGCTGGCTGCGGGCCTGTTCTCCCTTCTTCTGCAGCTCCCTTTGTTCTTTTATGGCGTCCTCTAATTCCCCGGCTTGAAGTGGAATGACGGAACCTGCAAGCAATACTGTTGTAAGTAAAAAGGCTATTGCTCCTCTTTTCTTGGTCATTTTTTTCCCTCCTTGATCATTAAACCTTCAGGAAACGTCTTAAGGAAATCACGCTTCCTGCCGCACCTATTCCCATACTTAAAAGGACGATGGAACCCAGTACCTTTCCGATGAGCCCTGCTTCGTTAACCACGGGCATAAAGGCCAACGTGGTTTGTATGTACTTAGCCAGCCAATCATAGCCGAACCCCACCAGCAGGATAGCCAACAAACCCCCTGCCAATCCTAAAAACATCCCCTCCAAGATAAAGGGCCAGCGAATAAAGGCATTGCTCGCCCCGACCAGCTTCATAATCTCAATTTCCTTACGACGGGAAAAAACATTCATCTTAATGTTTAAAGAGATCAAAATCAGGGAGGCGATGGCAAACAGCCCTACCACCGTTGTTCCCGCCCAGCGGAGCCACTTGGTAAACTTCAGCAAGGGCTCTACCAGGTTTTTCCCATAGACTACATTATCCACACCGGTCAGCTTAGTAATCCGGTCGGCCACACTTTCAACTTGCTGCGGGTCCACTACATGGACGGTATATTTATCCGGGAAAGGGTTCGTGCCCCCTAAATCCGAGACAATGGTCGTGGAACTCATCGAACCGGAAAAATTCTTCAAAGCCTGCTCTTTCGGAACAAACTCAATAGTGTCCACCCCCGCCAAGCCTTTGAGCTTCTCACCCAAAGCCCCGACCTCTTGAGAATTCAAATCATCCTGAGCAAACACGGCAATCTGCAGTTCGGATTCAAAATCCGAAGCCAGATTCGAGGCATTGAGCAAGAAGAACACCGATGCTCCTAAAATGACCATAGAGATCATCACCGTCAGCACTGAAGCAATACTTAACCATAAATTTCTGCGAATAGAGTGAGTTACTTCGCGAAATATGTACTCGAGAGAATTAAACGCCATATCCATAAGCCCCCTGCTTCTGATCACGTGCAACTTTTCCATCTTCAATCGCTATGACACGCTTCTGCATTTGATCGACGATATCCCGGGCATGAGTGGCCATCACAATGGTCGTTCCTCTGCGATTAATATTATAGAGCAGCTCCATAATCTCCCAGGCAGTCTCCGGGTCCAGATTACCCGTAGGTTCATCCGCCACTAAAAGGGAGGGATTGTTGACAATAGCTCTGGCTACCGAAACCCTCTGCTGCTCCCCTCCGGATAACTCATGAGGAAAGGCTTTCTCTTTATTGGCTAAGCCCACAAGCTCCAGAACTTTCTTCGTCCGGCTCTTGACCTCCCGATTG
Coding sequences within it:
- a CDS encoding S41 family peptidase, whose product is MDLQESRWKEYLKNLGWVLVIGSLIFTVAVGGFIVTHLDHVGRLAKVVQLVKSDYLEEVPVDTLIDGATKGIVDSLGDPYSSYMNAQENEELMQQIEGKFGGVGIILSLKDPQKLVVLRPIKNTPAAKAGLQPGDVIIKIDDVDATTIDQEKAVSLMRGDPGTKVTLVVYRESIKRNVTVPLTRENIAVPTVEGLALPGNSDIAYIGISQFSSNTALELNEVLRNMDISRYKGMILDLRYNHGGELESAVGVTSYFVQPGPIVYIVDKGGNTVTKASEGNYLGIPFVVLVNEESASAAEIVSGAIRDRGTGTLVGVKTFGKGIVQTIYQLDSGTSVKLTTAKYLTPNKIDIHKKGIEPDVQVKLKDGEEATLSPTTKAFDTQLTEALKALRQKME
- a CDS encoding murein hydrolase activator EnvC family protein; this encodes MTKKRGAIAFLLTTVLLAGSVIPLQAGELEDAIKEQRELQKKGEQARSQLNNLTHTADKLQNQIKSLATQITVATNSLNEKQVAYNQAVEAVNQSEQELKKREEELANRQEVLRKRVKEIYQVGQVSYLEILFEAEDLSDFITRVEYFNRLIDNDQKILTDIGLEKARIEEETKVLQAHRDEAAKLKAEAEKAKAELDAKKKEHQVALDTNKKAQSDIFEQIEQMEADSNAIAEKIRKLTANSGVVHGTISTYPLPGCYEISDAYGWRIHPITKKKSLHTGTDLPAPTGTKVLAAGNGEVIMADWYGAYGNAVIVDHGGGYTTLYGHNSKLAVKVGDMVKAGDVVAYAGSTGWSTGPHLHFEVRIKGESTDPMQFFR
- the ftsX gene encoding permease-like cell division protein FtsX, with the translated sequence MAFNSLEYIFREVTHSIRRNLWLSIASVLTVMISMVILGASVFFLLNASNLASDFESELQIAVFAQDDLNSQEVGALGEKLKGLAGVDTIEFVPKEQALKNFSGSMSSTTIVSDLGGTNPFPDKYTVHVVDPQQVESVADRITKLTGVDNVVYGKNLVEPLLKFTKWLRWAGTTVVGLFAIASLILISLNIKMNVFSRRKEIEIMKLVGASNAFIRWPFILEGMFLGLAGGLLAILLVGFGYDWLAKYIQTTLAFMPVVNEAGLIGKVLGSIVLLSMGIGAAGSVISLRRFLKV
- the ftsE gene encoding cell division ATP-binding protein FtsE → MIQMTNVSKIYPNGAKALVDISLKIDKGEFIFLVGPSGAGKSTLIRLLYREELPTRGQVTMNGKSMIRMREREVPHLRRNIGVIFQDFRLLPNKTAFENVAFALEVIGVGNREVKSRTKKVLELVGLANKEKAFPHELSGGEQQRVSVARAIVNNPSLLVADEPTGNLDPETAWEIMELLYNINRRGTTIVMATHARDIVDQMQKRVIAIEDGKVARDQKQGAYGYGV